Genomic segment of Scardovia inopinata JCM 12537:
GGCCATCATCTTTAGAACCCCTGCCTTCTACGACATTATCCTGGCCCTGGTACTGGTTCTGGCCCTGATTCTGGTCTTGGCCTGCAAAAAGTGACTCCTCCAAGGAAGCGAGACCCTTATAATCAGCATTCTGGGCATACGGCTCACCCTGACCTGCGGGATTATTCCCTCCAGTCCTCATGGCGTCTTTGACGGTGACCCCCTCAAGACGGCCAAAGGCAACAATCCGGGACACAACCTGGGCAACCCGGTTCAGATACATGTCAACCTGACCCTCATCGTAGCCCTTAGCCCCCTTGCGCTGAGTGAACAAAATAGTAGATACATACCGAGGCACGAAATCCTCATCAGAATCAAAATTACTGGATTCTACAGCCTGGTCATAATCAATGCTCAACTCATCACAAATACGGGTCATGATATTTACTACGAAAGAATCCACCTGTTTGCGGTCATAAGACGGATCCTTGCCGCGGCCGCTTGCAAAGCGATGAGAGTCTTCCGCGGTTGCACGGGGCATCAGCGTCTGAGCCAGCTGAATGGTCTTAGTCCTCCAGGCAACCCTGCCTTCATCAGCGATTTCGTAAGAAGTCTGCTTATCGACAGCCGCCTGTTCCAACCGAAGCAGAGCCCTATCTACGGCATCAATATCATAACCACCGCGAACCAGAGTAAAAAGAACATTTTGAATGTCTTCCTGCTTCAGCTGCGGCTGAGGAGCATCGTATAGCTGATGAGCACGCTGCAGGAACTCATCCACCTGCTCCACATCATAGCCCCATTTTTTCTTCGGAGCTAGAGGAAGTTGTGTCCCTTTTGCCCGTCCCTCATTAGCCATGAAAATCCTCCCCAATAAAACGAGAACTGCGTGAGAATAAAATGATTCTGTTCCTAAGGTACAAACTTTTCAACCGCTGCCGCTAAATTTACGCCATTTATACACGGAACAACCACGAAATTCTCTCTTCGTCTGTGTACTGCTGTAGCATGTGGAAAGTCGGGCGATTAGCTCAGTTGGCTAGAGCGCCACCTTTACACGGTGGATGTCGGGGGTTCGAGTCCCTCATCGCCCACGATTATCAACGGTGTAAGCACTAGTCGGTGTATGCATTGGTCGTCCTAAACATCAATATATAAATAAAGTCCCCTCACATCGGTTAATGAAAAACCATCATCAGGCGTATTCCCATATTTTGCCCACAAACCCACAGAAAGTTATCGTTCCCTGCTTGTTGAGGCGACATCAAACCCCAATACATCGTTACACATCAAGATATCGTTCCAATGCTTGACAAGAGTCACCTCACTCACCCAACTCGAAGATACAAAAAACCTTCCTGCTACAACAAAGCCATCAATCTCCTATCTGCGCTTTGGGTGAGGAGAGAAAAGAAATAAGTCGCCACACACCAGGGTTCACACCTATCTGCCAATTGGGTGAGGACGGAAATAGACCTAATGTAGAAGGCCTAATGCAGATTGAGACTGTAAAAAGTCGATCAAAACCAAGTCAATAAACAATAAATAATTAAAAAGAAAAATGAAGGGAAAACACCCACTCACCCAACTCGAAGATATAAAAAGGGCTAGCAAGCAAAGAGTAGAAAGCAGCACACCTATCTGCGCTTTGGGTGAGGAGAGAAAGTTCGCTGAATCAAAAAGCCACGCACTCACGATTAAGAAAACACACACTTAACCCCTTTAGACAAAAAACACCTAATTGAGGCTCAGAATCAGTAGAGGATTGGTCAGAAGAAAATCAAACCAGAAGAAAATTGAATCAGTGGCCGTGACCAAACGCCCGCAGCTGAATCCCGTTCCAATCGTTGCTAAGAGTAACAGGCGTACCGGCATTCATGCCAGCGCCTTTAGCAGCATTTTGAACCGTATTGGAACCTGCCTGGCCATCACGACCGGGTTTGGGAGTAATTACCCAGAACGGCCCATCCCCTTCAAGGAGGCCGCCTGCGTCCATGATCGTATCAGACAACTCATCCTCAGCATCGCCATCACGCCACCAGATGATAACGCCATCAACGCTGGAGTCATACTCTTCATCAACCAGGTCTTCACCGGTTAATTCCTCAATGGACTCACGGATGGAATCATCCACATCATCATCCCACAGCCACTCCTGGACCACGTCCCCGGGCTGAAAACCTAACTCCATTGCAACATTATCTGTATTAGTCGTATCGGACACGTTTTTCAGCATATCAGCAATAATGGAAAAATGAGAATACCAATCTCGCTTAAGCCTAGATTTAGAATTTTTTACCCGTAGATCAACGGCATGTGGAAACTGAGATACGTGCGAGTATGCACGATATATATACGAGGTATGCACAAGATATGCATGAAATATGCATAGGCAACAGCCTTGTGCAGGCGGCAGCAGCGAGGATAAGACAGTCAGCGAATTTTACAGACCGGAAGGGAAGACCCGCGCCCGCTGCCAATAACCACCAGAGCCTTGTAAGCCTGATCGAGGTTGGAAACCGCAACCACATGAAGACCGGCTGGGATGTTACCCACCACCTCATTACAGTTGCTCCTGGGAGCAATGAACCATTGCGCTCCATCCCTGACAGCTCCAACCATTTTCAGCCGAATTCCGCCAATCGGTCCAATTTTTCCATCCTTTTCCATGGTACCGGTACCAGCGATGGTTTTCCCTCCGGTTTCGTTGGCGGCAGTCATTTTATCAATTGCCCCCAGGGTATACATCATGCCAGCCGAGGGGCCGCCAATGTTGTCTACATTCATGGAGATGCGGGCTTTACTGACCTTGTATCCTCTTTTTGTCAAGAACGCCACTGCCTGATTCTGTGCAGAAGATTGTGCCTGACTCATCTGCCTGGTGGATTCTTTCTTATAATCCTGAGGACTTTGATTAACAGGGTATTCAACTTCCTGCGGTACTACAATAGTATTTTTCGCAAACCAGGCCCAGATTACTTGAGCATTTGTCGCCGGATATCCAGGAACACCAGTCGCACTAACTGTTGTTAACAGCAATTTCCCTGAATCTTTATACGTTTTAACCCCTTTAATGGAGATCATTTCTGAGGCATTTGTCTTTGACGACACTGTCCCGAGCACATTGCCCGTCGGTCCAGGGAATTCTATGGTATAAGCAGAATAAGGAAGGAAAAGCAGAACGATGCAAACCGCTATGGTGAACGTACTAATCCACCTGTGCCAGCGAGGGGAGACAGATGCCGGATGGACTTTTTGGGTGGCGAAAGACCCAGCTCCTGTTTGAGCGGCTTGATAGGCCGAATTCATCGATGAATAATCATCGGCACCTGAAGAATCTGTTCGTTTGCGCTGTTTCATGTAAAACCTGCTATTCCCTTTGTCTTGTTAATAAGTTGTCTTGTTAATCGTGTGTTTTGCCGATCGTATGAGTCCTGTTGTGTCTTGTTGATCTATTAGCAACCTATTCATTATTATAGCGGTCACAGTATAACCAGCCTAACCCTATCGAGCTAAAGCAAAATGAGTGGAATCAGTCCTCAGCGCAAAAGTTGATACAACATGACTCAAGATTTGTTTTTTGAGACAGACAGGGGTACATTGGTAGGAGATGCCAAGCAGATCACACAGGAATTGATCCGAAGGTCATACTGCAATAAATACTGCGCTAATTTAGGCATACGGTAATAATTTAGAATTACGGTAATAATTTAGAATACGATTTAAGGACTAGCGGTAAGGAATAAACCCATGTCAGAAGAAGAACTCCACCAATGGATGATTGAATCTTTTGGCCCCGAGCAGGGAGAGATGGCCTGGCAGCAACTATCATCACTGCCACCAGAAATCAGGGAGCAACTGATGAGCGCGCCAGGAGGGCTGCCGGATCCCCAGGAAGTTCATTCTCTGATGGATGCCTTTACTACCAGCGGTCTGAGCACCATGCAAGACATTGACAGCATGCTGGATCAGGGTCCTATCAACATTAAGTTAGCTTCATCAATAGCTCACAAAATGGCCCAGCAAAATCAAAAAATTTCATCAATCAGCGCTATCTCCGGACAGCAGGTTCGCTCCGCTGTTTCTCAGGCAAATTTATGGCTGGATTCAATAATGGAATTCAATCCCCCGGCGGGAACTGTCGATGTTTTAACGAGAGATGAGTGGGTCTCCCAAGCCCTCCCCCGGTGGGCCCATTTTGCAGCGCCTGTAGCTAAATCCATGAACCAAGCAATGGCATCTGTTTTCAGCGAGCGCCTGGGAGGAATGATGGGCGGCGAAATCACAGGGATGTTCGCCGGACCTATCCCTATGCCCATACCCGATGATTTGAAAGACCCACAGAAGCTGATGACGATTTTAGGGAATACCACCTATGCCATGCAGCTTGGCAGGGCTGGAGGCCAGCTTTCCAGCAAGATTTTGGGGGGTTTTGATCAGGGTATTGCCCTTCTGCCGAATCCTGCCGGAGCGATGATCCCGGAAAATATTGAGAATTATGCGCAAGAGCTGAACTTAAGCTATACCGAAGTTCTGGAATATCTCAGTTTGGTGGAGCAGGCACACGCCCGTCTCTTTGCTTCCGTCAGCTGGCTGATGCCGCAGTTTGATGCTCTGATCGGAAAATACGCCAGGGGAATAACAATAGATCTTGATGCCATGGAGGAGCAGCTGCGGCAGGCTGAAGAAATGAATCCGGATTCTCTCGCCGGAGCTGTAGACCTTAGCAAAGTTGGTATGAGCGATACCCCCGAGCAGCGGGAAGCCCTGCACAGTTTGGAAAATCTGATGGCCCTGGTTGAAGGGTGGGTAGATACCATAGTTTGGAGAGCCGGCATGGCTCATATACCTCACCTCAATCAGCTACGGGAAATGCAAAGGCGGGAACGGGCTTTGGGAGGACCAGCTGAAGAAACTTTTGAAACTCTTTTAGGGTTGCAGCTCAAACCCAAGAAAATGAGGGAAGCAGCAGAGCTATGGGAGACTATTACTCTGGCAGAAGGTCAGGAAGGAAGGGATGGCCGTTGGTCTCATCCCGACCTGCTCCCCACTTTGCCTGAGGATGCACTGGCTGCAGCGTCAGCCAAGGATAACCAGGAAGCCCGACAGCTTGATCAAGATTTATCACAGCTGCTGCAGTCTAGTTCTGCTTCATCCACATCCTCTGCACCATCTGTCTCATCCGCATCCTCCGCACCGCCCGCCGCTTCATCTACAGCATCCGCAGCATCTACAGCAGAGGAATCTGTATCAGGCGATGAAGCGAAGATTGACCACCAGGGATCTGCAGATATGTCTGCAGAAGATATGTCTGCAGAAGATAATAATCCTGCCGGCAGCAAGCATGAGCCGAAAATCTCAGGTGGAATTGATTGGGATGCAGAGCTAGATAAGCTCTTGGCCAGTGAGGGCAAATCAGCAGCCGATGCAATCGATGCAGCCGATGATGATTCCGAGGCCAAGAAGCAAAACGACAGCCAGAAACAAAACAATCAGGCTAATAATGAATCAGGCAGCGATGGGCAGAAAAGCAGCGACGATGACGCGGAAAATAACGAAAACCATGAGGGCGACGACGATTCACAATCCCAACAATAAGAGACAATAAGAGCTGGAAAATAGCCAGGAAAAGTGTGAAACAGTCTATAGGAGGAACCGACTAGGCTGTCTCACACTTCCTCCCACCCCACCAGTTTCCTGAGGATGGGCCGCCTGCGCATAGGATATCTCCAGGTTATCCTGAGCCCGTGTAATCCCTACATACAACAGGCGGCGCTCCTCTTCCAGGGCATCATCGCTTTTGCTGGAGGAGAAGGGAATCAGCCCTTCACTGCATCCTATGATGAAAACTCGCTTCCATTCCAAGCCTTTGGAAGCATGAATTGTCGACAGACTGATTTGTCCTACAGATCCGTCTGCATTCATCATCGAATCGTGCCCCGCCTGGCTGACCCAGCCCGATTCTGTCCGAACCCGATAGGCAATTTTCGCTTTCTGCAAGTATTGAGCCAGAATTTTACCCTGGCTGTTGATTCGCATTAAAACGGCAATATCTTCTGCTTTTTCACCCTTATGAATCAAACGCTTAATTTTCTCGACGACACTGCAGGATTCCTCATCATCACAGCTGTACATCCTCTTGCTAATTCTTCTGCCTGTGTCTCGGGCTGATTCCAAGAACAAATAATCGTCCCGAACCGGCGAAGGTTTAAGGATTTTATTAGCCTCTTTTACAATATTTCTGGTCGACCGATAGTCAGTTGCTAGCTGAATATCGGCAGTCACAGGACTGAATTCCCGGGAAAAATTAATCAGGTAATAGCTGGTCGCCCCAGCAAAAGAATAGATAGTTTGCGCCGGATCTCCCACAACACAAATATTGCGGTTATCTTTCAGCCATAATTGAACCAAGCGATGCTGAAGAGGAGAAACATCCTGATATTCATCCACTGTCAAAGAATCAATATGACTGCGGATTTGCCGGGCGGAGGAAGAATCCTCATCCAATATATGACAAACAAGGAGGAGGATATCATTAAAATCAATCTGGCCTCGGTAAGCCTTCTCTTCTTCATAGGCTTCCATAACAGATTTCATCTGGATGCAATCCATTCCCAAGGGAGGGACCCTGCCCAGAAGACGACAGGCACGCCCGTAATCCGAGGGAGCAATCAAGCCCACCTTTGCCCAATCAATCTCAGCCTGAACGTCCTGAACTTCCAATTCCTGATACGAATCCCTCCCGGTTGATCTTGCCAGTGCGCGAAAAACAAGGTCTTTAGCATTATCTGTAACCTGAGGAAAGGGAGATTCACTCAGATCATCCCAGACAGACCTGAGCTGCTGAAGGGCGGCAGAATGAAAAGTAGCTGCATGAACCTGACCAACCCCCAAAACCTGAAGACGGGACTGCATCTCCTGGGCTGCCTTAGTGGAAAAAGTGACCGCAAGGGATCTCTCCGGATCCCAGGCCCCGGTCTGGCAGGCATAAGCAATGCGGTGCATGATTGTTCTGGTTTTTCCTGCCCCCGCACCGGCAATAATGCGCACAGGTCCTTCAACTGCTGATGCAGCTGAGCGCTGGGCGTCGTCCAAATCCAGAAGGAGATCATGAGTCATATCTCCATTTTCCCTCACACAAAGACGGGGAATGATGAAGCATGTTATCCACAACAATTCACAACTAGGTGCGTTGTTTCCACAGATACACTGCTGCCGCAAATGCATCGTTGCCTCCATAATTCCATGCGTAGCCCCCATGTATTAAGGTGGAACCGTGAGTCAACGTTCCAGCTTTGAAATTGCAGCACTCGCGTCGGCTGCTATGCCCACGCTGACAGTAGCGACAACCCGTCGCTCAGAACAGTTTGCCCTGTCCGGAGATAAGGATGACATCGTTACCGCCATCATTACCGACACCACAGGCGAAGAATACGATGTCAGCATCAGCGACAGCGAAGAAGGCAAGAAGCGCCTCAAAACCCGCGCCAGGGCTGCTTATGTGCTGGACAACACTCACGAACCCTCTGCTCTGGGTTTTCGGCTGGACCACTTGGAAACATTTGTATCCGGAGACGATCCAGAAGGGAGTACAGGGAAAACAGCTGTGCTTATTATGCCCCATGTTAATGGGGACGCCCACCCTCTTTCCCGTTTAACGGAGACACAATGTGCCGCTGCCGGGACCTGCATTGGCGCTGTTCACCGTTTGCGAGGAAAGTTCATTGTCAATGCTCATTACCCTGCCTACCCTTCCGCTCAGATTCATCAACAGCTCCTTCAGTGGATTGTAAATTTACGCGCAGCAGGACATATTCCTACCGAAATCCTGGATAATTGGGATGCAATTATTTCCAATGACAATCTGTGGGATTTTCGCTCCTGCCCGGTTCACGGCGGCTTTAGTGACGGAGATATTCTCTTTACCAGCACGGGAATTTCAGGAATCCGCCACTGGGAAGATATGCAGATAAACGATCCAGCCCGTGATCTGGCCTGGATTTTTACCCAGTTGGACCCGGCACGCCGAAATTTTGTTCTATCTGCTTATGCCCGCATTATGGGCAATCGGATGGACGATATGATTATGCTTAGAGCCGGCTTATGGGTTCAAATGTCTCAGGTCGGAGATTTTATTAAGGCTCTGGAGAGGGCTGACTCACAGAAGATTATGCGTTTTAAGTCTCAGGTGGAGTCTCTGGCTCATCAGATTTCACAACTTAACTCCTCTTCTTCGCACTCTTCCACCCCCTCTACCCTGACAGTTGGAGACCTGCTAAACAACTCAAGCTCAGAGTCTATGGGCAGGCAACAGACGAATAAAAAGTCTGATGGTCAAAAGCCTGATGGTCAGCAGATAAACAATAATCAGACCACTAACAATAAGGCAGATCCTCAACAGGCAAAACAGATAAAACAGACAGAACAAGCAAAACAGGCAGAATCCTGGCGGGAAAGAGCGAAAAAATCCTCTTCTGCGAATTTATATTCCCATGATGGGAATAATAATTTCGATTACGACGACGATAAGACGGTTGTCGGCCACAAAGCCCTCCCACCGAAGCACGGGCAGGGTCGCAAGCCAGCTTACAACCGAATTCTTCAGCCACCGGCCGCTCCTAATCCCAGCAACTCTGATCCTAGCCATTCGCAGACTCCTTACCAGCCTGTCTCCTGGAATTCTGATCCGGTTCAATCAGAAGATTTCAGCTTCGCTGCCCCTGACCAGTCCTCTGACAATCAGGCTTCTTCTCCTCAGACAGCTGACCCGCATGCAACTTCAGCCGCAGATAAGGAAGAAACGATCACCCTTCCACATGTTTCCCCTGACCAAGAGCCAAAGAGCAATACCAAGCTCAGGGATGTAAACGGATACGATTCAGATCTGAACGATGACACTAATGACAGCGGTCCGATTATTGCTATCGATACCAACCCTGATGATATCGCTACTGAAACTTTCGCTTCCTACCAGGAGGATCAGAATAACTCATCTGAAGGCGAAGACAGGCAAGAAGAGAAGCAATAAGCACAGCCCAACGGTTACACTGAGAGAAACGATCCTCACCAACTAAAGGAGAATTATGGACGTTGAAATTGGTATTAGGCATGTTGCCCGGCCGGTTACTTTTGATACAGACGCCAGTGCAGATGAGGTCTCCGCAAAGATCAAGGAAGCAGCTAGCAAGGACATGCCAGTCGAATTGGAAGATTCCAAGGGTCGCAAGTTTCTTATTCCCTCGCAATCCATTGGCTATGTGATCATCGGTTCTGAAACCAGTCATCCAGTTGGCTTTGGAGCTTTGGGCTAAGATTTCTCTGTAACAGGGAAATAAAAATTAAGAATCTGCTGGCTGCTGCCGTAGGAGGCCTGCGCCCCAATCC
This window contains:
- a CDS encoding DivIVA domain-containing protein, coding for MANEGRAKGTQLPLAPKKKWGYDVEQVDEFLQRAHQLYDAPQPQLKQEDIQNVLFTLVRGGYDIDAVDRALLRLEQAAVDKQTSYEIADEGRVAWRTKTIQLAQTLMPRATAEDSHRFASGRGKDPSYDRKQVDSFVVNIMTRICDELSIDYDQAVESSNFDSDEDFVPRYVSTILFTQRKGAKGYDEGQVDMYLNRVAQVVSRIVAFGRLEGVTVKDAMRTGGNNPAGQGEPYAQNADYKGLASLEESLFAGQDQNQGQNQYQGQDNVVEGRGSKDDGQTNEAGTDQENAKLNPYEGVMPVSFAPTGVSQRFPQEKENPQKAALSENSINFDAQESSVDSGAQDNLHDSLNQGESNNEDNQNNDYKLPDLLFPVASDNQEVFGQGGSSQEASIQENSSQENSGQENSSQEDSSQAESEN
- a CDS encoding DUF3052 domain-containing protein, with the protein product MLKNVSDTTNTDNVAMELGFQPGDVVQEWLWDDDVDDSIRESIEELTGEDLVDEEYDSSVDGVIIWWRDGDAEDELSDTIMDAGGLLEGDGPFWVITPKPGRDGQAGSNTVQNAAKGAGMNAGTPVTLSNDWNGIQLRAFGHGH
- a CDS encoding S16 family serine protease gives rise to the protein MKQRKRTDSSGADDYSSMNSAYQAAQTGAGSFATQKVHPASVSPRWHRWISTFTIAVCIVLLFLPYSAYTIEFPGPTGNVLGTVSSKTNASEMISIKGVKTYKDSGKLLLTTVSATGVPGYPATNAQVIWAWFAKNTIVVPQEVEYPVNQSPQDYKKESTRQMSQAQSSAQNQAVAFLTKRGYKVSKARISMNVDNIGGPSAGMMYTLGAIDKMTAANETGGKTIAGTGTMEKDGKIGPIGGIRLKMVGAVRDGAQWFIAPRSNCNEVVGNIPAGLHVVAVSNLDQAYKALVVIGSGRGSSLPVCKIR
- a CDS encoding zinc-dependent metalloprotease; translated protein: MSEEELHQWMIESFGPEQGEMAWQQLSSLPPEIREQLMSAPGGLPDPQEVHSLMDAFTTSGLSTMQDIDSMLDQGPINIKLASSIAHKMAQQNQKISSISAISGQQVRSAVSQANLWLDSIMEFNPPAGTVDVLTRDEWVSQALPRWAHFAAPVAKSMNQAMASVFSERLGGMMGGEITGMFAGPIPMPIPDDLKDPQKLMTILGNTTYAMQLGRAGGQLSSKILGGFDQGIALLPNPAGAMIPENIENYAQELNLSYTEVLEYLSLVEQAHARLFASVSWLMPQFDALIGKYARGITIDLDAMEEQLRQAEEMNPDSLAGAVDLSKVGMSDTPEQREALHSLENLMALVEGWVDTIVWRAGMAHIPHLNQLREMQRRERALGGPAEETFETLLGLQLKPKKMREAAELWETITLAEGQEGRDGRWSHPDLLPTLPEDALAAASAKDNQEARQLDQDLSQLLQSSSASSTSSAPSVSSASSAPPAASSTASAASTAEESVSGDEAKIDHQGSADMSAEDMSAEDNNPAGSKHEPKISGGIDWDAELDKLLASEGKSAADAIDAADDDSEAKKQNDSQKQNNQANNESGSDGQKSSDDDAENNENHEGDDDSQSQQ
- a CDS encoding ATP-dependent helicase, whose amino-acid sequence is MTHDLLLDLDDAQRSAASAVEGPVRIIAGAGAGKTRTIMHRIAYACQTGAWDPERSLAVTFSTKAAQEMQSRLQVLGVGQVHAATFHSAALQQLRSVWDDLSESPFPQVTDNAKDLVFRALARSTGRDSYQELEVQDVQAEIDWAKVGLIAPSDYGRACRLLGRVPPLGMDCIQMKSVMEAYEEEKAYRGQIDFNDILLLVCHILDEDSSSARQIRSHIDSLTVDEYQDVSPLQHRLVQLWLKDNRNICVVGDPAQTIYSFAGATSYYLINFSREFSPVTADIQLATDYRSTRNIVKEANKILKPSPVRDDYLFLESARDTGRRISKRMYSCDDEESCSVVEKIKRLIHKGEKAEDIAVLMRINSQGKILAQYLQKAKIAYRVRTESGWVSQAGHDSMMNADGSVGQISLSTIHASKGLEWKRVFIIGCSEGLIPFSSSKSDDALEEERRLLYVGITRAQDNLEISYAQAAHPQETGGVGGSVRQPSRFLL
- a CDS encoding phosphotransferase, coding for MSQRSSFEIAALASAAMPTLTVATTRRSEQFALSGDKDDIVTAIITDTTGEEYDVSISDSEEGKKRLKTRARAAYVLDNTHEPSALGFRLDHLETFVSGDDPEGSTGKTAVLIMPHVNGDAHPLSRLTETQCAAAGTCIGAVHRLRGKFIVNAHYPAYPSAQIHQQLLQWIVNLRAAGHIPTEILDNWDAIISNDNLWDFRSCPVHGGFSDGDILFTSTGISGIRHWEDMQINDPARDLAWIFTQLDPARRNFVLSAYARIMGNRMDDMIMLRAGLWVQMSQVGDFIKALERADSQKIMRFKSQVESLAHQISQLNSSSSHSSTPSTLTVGDLLNNSSSESMGRQQTNKKSDGQKPDGQQINNNQTTNNKADPQQAKQIKQTEQAKQAESWRERAKKSSSANLYSHDGNNNFDYDDDKTVVGHKALPPKHGQGRKPAYNRILQPPAAPNPSNSDPSHSQTPYQPVSWNSDPVQSEDFSFAAPDQSSDNQASSPQTADPHATSAADKEETITLPHVSPDQEPKSNTKLRDVNGYDSDLNDDTNDSGPIIAIDTNPDDIATETFASYQEDQNNSSEGEDRQEEKQ
- a CDS encoding DUF3107 domain-containing protein; this translates as MDVEIGIRHVARPVTFDTDASADEVSAKIKEAASKDMPVELEDSKGRKFLIPSQSIGYVIIGSETSHPVGFGALG